From Oceanicaulis alexandrii DSM 11625, one genomic window encodes:
- the hisIE gene encoding bifunctional phosphoribosyl-AMP cyclohydrolase/phosphoribosyl-ATP diphosphatase HisIE, with translation MSLFQIDWKKGGGLAPAIVQHADTSEVLMLGYMNAKALDETQTRGLVTFWSRSKERLWTKGESSGNTLSLVSVATDCDSDAILVRARPAGPTCHTGSHSCFGEAPGPEIGFLGQLQYVIDTRASEDPEGSYTAKLLSKGVLKCAQKVGEEGVETALAAAAEDDDALLGEAADLIFHLMVTLKARGLSLADVTALLAQRHAAKG, from the coding sequence ATGAGCCTGTTTCAGATCGACTGGAAAAAGGGCGGAGGGCTCGCTCCCGCCATCGTGCAGCACGCCGACACGAGCGAAGTGCTGATGCTGGGCTATATGAACGCCAAGGCGCTCGATGAGACCCAGACCCGGGGTCTTGTGACCTTCTGGTCTCGCTCCAAGGAGCGGCTCTGGACCAAGGGCGAAAGCTCCGGCAACACCTTGTCACTGGTCTCGGTGGCGACCGATTGCGATTCAGACGCCATTCTGGTGCGCGCGCGCCCGGCCGGTCCGACCTGCCATACGGGCAGCCACAGCTGTTTTGGCGAGGCGCCGGGTCCGGAGATCGGCTTTCTGGGGCAGCTGCAGTACGTGATCGATACGCGCGCGTCTGAGGATCCCGAAGGCAGCTACACCGCCAAACTCCTGTCCAAAGGCGTGCTCAAATGCGCGCAGAAAGTGGGCGAGGAGGGGGTCGAGACCGCGCTCGCCGCCGCCGCCGAGGATGACGACGCGCTTCTGGGCGAAGCCGCCGACTTGATCTTCCACCTGATGGTGACGCTGAAAGCGCGCGGCCTGTCGCTGGCGGACGTGACAGCGCTGCTGGCGCAAAGGCACGCGGCGAAAGGCTAG
- a CDS encoding M14 family zinc carboxypeptidase — translation MLRALALSLALALPTAGAASAYDPKPIADLLDFDVRYDAAIPTPESVLGYQSGEIIFTPEMHAAYIRAIADASDRVSVETIGHSHFGRPILRVTTTSPANQARLEDIRATQLRLGDEGVAAPAEHPVIVQLTHGVHGSESSGYDSAPLILYHLAAAQGAEIEALLNETVVQQIVMINPDGANRFAQWTNMHHANAAVADPQSREHFYEWPWGRTNHYWFDLNRQWLPVTQPESRALVSTTQDWRPNVAADLHEMGSNSTFFISPGPREGFHPLLSPAGFDLNLTMNESINAHFDEAGEVYVSEEVFDDFYLGYGSSYPGLIGSIPYLFEQSSVRGLIQETEYGIQRYDDKIAQQARTAVALIQSAYANRDALHAHMRDFFNESRQMANSDPVRGYVFGSADRGRLADFLQMLETHRLEVYELAQPFTHQGQDFEPGEAFLIPLRQQQYRLVRGLFETRVIEDKVEFYDVSGWTQPLAYDLDYAELRGGQYRSQIVGERVTGFDMAEAAPDVSAIGYVMEWDSYYAPRALYRLLDAGVRARVIPDEISVQTTAGETELERGSLMIELSRQPVSAEEIHALLVRAAEEDGVKVHAVTSSSTSRGSDLGGFQLSNVEQPEVLLVTGRGISMGDAGELWHLLDHDMHMPVSMIDQSELGGADLSRYTHIILPHGRLNRMGDDMPETLNAWVRDGGTLIATRGAARWVIDQELTSAAIAELETPEADAARPDNYDALAVWDAEMEISGAIFQTRIDTTHPLAFGYRDAQLPSHRIGSMAFAGGDNPLALPVRYGADDPLLSGYASEEVRRALSGTGAVFAERRGSGSVILFADDPYYRAYFRGPAKLMMNAIFFGNDFRNPSRRTSD, via the coding sequence ATGCTGCGCGCGCTTGCACTGTCTCTGGCCCTGGCTTTGCCCACGGCGGGAGCCGCTTCGGCCTATGATCCGAAACCGATCGCTGATCTGCTGGACTTCGACGTTCGATACGACGCCGCCATTCCAACACCTGAGAGTGTGTTGGGCTATCAGTCCGGCGAGATCATTTTCACCCCGGAGATGCACGCCGCCTATATCCGCGCGATCGCCGACGCCTCTGACCGGGTCAGCGTCGAGACCATCGGGCACAGCCATTTCGGCCGTCCCATCCTGCGCGTGACCACCACATCTCCCGCCAACCAGGCCCGGCTTGAAGACATCCGCGCGACCCAGCTGCGTCTCGGCGACGAGGGCGTCGCCGCCCCGGCGGAACACCCGGTGATCGTGCAGCTCACTCATGGCGTTCATGGCTCTGAGTCCTCAGGCTACGATTCTGCGCCTTTGATCCTCTATCATCTGGCCGCCGCGCAAGGCGCCGAGATCGAGGCCCTGCTGAACGAAACCGTCGTCCAGCAAATCGTCATGATCAATCCAGACGGCGCGAACCGTTTCGCCCAGTGGACCAACATGCACCACGCCAATGCGGCTGTGGCCGATCCGCAAAGCCGGGAACATTTCTATGAATGGCCCTGGGGGCGCACCAACCATTACTGGTTCGACCTCAACCGCCAATGGCTGCCTGTCACCCAGCCTGAATCGCGCGCGCTGGTGAGCACCACCCAGGACTGGCGCCCCAATGTGGCGGCCGACCTGCACGAGATGGGGTCAAACTCCACCTTCTTCATTTCGCCGGGCCCCCGCGAGGGCTTTCACCCGCTGCTGAGCCCGGCAGGCTTTGATCTCAATCTGACGATGAACGAGTCGATCAACGCGCACTTTGACGAGGCCGGCGAGGTCTATGTCAGCGAAGAGGTCTTTGACGACTTCTATCTGGGATATGGTTCGAGCTATCCGGGCCTGATCGGCTCCATCCCCTATCTGTTTGAACAGAGCTCGGTGCGCGGCCTTATTCAGGAAACCGAATACGGCATCCAGCGCTATGACGACAAAATCGCCCAGCAAGCGCGCACGGCCGTCGCCCTGATCCAGTCCGCCTACGCCAACCGCGACGCCCTGCACGCGCACATGCGTGACTTCTTCAATGAAAGCCGCCAGATGGCGAATTCAGACCCGGTGCGCGGCTATGTGTTCGGCTCGGCTGATCGTGGACGTCTGGCCGATTTCCTGCAGATGCTGGAAACCCACCGTCTGGAAGTCTACGAGCTGGCGCAGCCCTTCACCCATCAGGGCCAGGATTTCGAGCCGGGCGAAGCCTTCCTCATTCCCCTGCGCCAACAGCAATACCGACTGGTGCGCGGCCTGTTTGAAACCCGCGTGATCGAGGACAAGGTCGAGTTCTATGACGTGTCGGGCTGGACCCAGCCCCTCGCCTATGACCTCGATTACGCCGAATTGCGCGGTGGCCAGTACCGCAGCCAGATCGTCGGCGAGCGCGTCACAGGCTTTGACATGGCCGAAGCCGCGCCGGACGTTAGCGCCATCGGCTATGTGATGGAGTGGGACAGCTATTACGCCCCGCGCGCGCTCTATCGTTTGCTGGACGCCGGCGTGCGAGCCCGCGTCATTCCCGATGAGATCAGCGTTCAGACGACCGCCGGTGAAACCGAACTGGAGCGCGGCTCGCTGATGATCGAGCTGAGCCGTCAACCGGTCAGCGCCGAGGAGATCCACGCCCTGCTGGTCCGGGCTGCTGAAGAAGACGGCGTGAAGGTCCACGCCGTCACATCCAGCAGCACGTCGCGCGGGTCGGACCTGGGCGGTTTCCAACTGAGCAATGTGGAGCAGCCTGAAGTGCTCCTGGTCACGGGTCGCGGAATCAGCATGGGCGATGCGGGCGAGCTTTGGCATCTGCTCGATCATGACATGCACATGCCTGTCAGCATGATCGACCAGTCCGAACTCGGCGGCGCCGATCTCAGCCGCTACACCCATATCATCCTGCCCCATGGTCGTCTGAACCGGATGGGCGATGACATGCCGGAAACCCTGAACGCCTGGGTCCGCGACGGCGGCACGCTGATCGCCACACGCGGCGCGGCCCGCTGGGTGATCGATCAGGAGCTGACCAGCGCTGCGATCGCAGAGCTGGAAACGCCTGAAGCAGACGCCGCCCGGCCTGACAATTATGACGCCCTAGCGGTCTGGGATGCAGAGATGGAGATTTCGGGCGCGATTTTCCAAACCCGGATCGACACCACTCACCCGCTCGCCTTTGGGTATCGCGACGCCCAGCTGCCCAGCCATCGGATTGGCAGCATGGCGTTTGCGGGCGGCGACAACCCTCTCGCCCTGCCCGTGCGTTACGGCGCAGACGACCCGCTGCTCAGCGGCTACGCGTCAGAGGAAGTCCGCCGCGCCCTGTCGGGAACCGGCGCCGTCTTCGCCGAACGCCGCGGCTCGGGCTCGGTCATCCTCTTTGCGGATGATCCCTATTACCGCGCCTATTTCCGCGGACCGGCCAAGCTGATGATGAACGCGATCTTCTTCGGAAACGATTTCCGAAACCCCTCGCGCCGCACCAGCGACTAA
- a CDS encoding TonB-dependent receptor yields MSRLFRHVLLSSATGFLSLCGGGHAASAQDAPAVRDVVVVTGARAETLRRQSTLATAILEAEALDRVGAHHVSEALNRLPGVNINRGNGAEHLTAIRSPMFTGGQGAGSFLYLEDGVPLRAAGFANINGLFEGADGLADRIEVVRGPGSAAYGSNALHGLVNIITPDPLDAERSVRLEAGSYGRAAARLNLAGETGFGAGWLGVNLRHEDGWREDASLDRRVLQARLDGRMGQTDWSLRLSGVDLEQETATYVGGFEAYKDEAASRRNADPEAFRNAYALRAALHLNHPITETLSAQAALFARSNDMQFRMHFLPSEALETSGHDSLGFQSALVWTLDDSVIRVGLDTDFTEGALREFQTRPTVGPFVQGLHYDYTVQSRTVAGFAMGEHQLTSRLRLDAGLRWENTRYAYSNRAPEGQVGRYLRLPDRDDSFDTLAPHAGWVLDVTDSLSLFGRVARGVRAPQTAELYRLQPGQSVEGIEPETLDSAETGLRLDLGGAAQVELTGYVMRKENVILRDSDGLTVTGAKTRHQGVELEGGWSITDTLMLSGAVSWAVHEYDFNGGAGAGSERIREGARIDTAPEWLSSLRLLWRPVESVLVETEWAHVGEYYADAGNTAVYDGHDLFHMRLSKDIDDQTRISLGVRNLLDERYAERADFAFGRYRYFPGEGRTISVSAGWSF; encoded by the coding sequence ATGTCTCGCTTGTTCCGCCATGTCTTGCTCAGCTCCGCCACCGGGTTTCTGAGCCTGTGCGGCGGCGGTCATGCTGCATCCGCACAGGATGCGCCCGCTGTGCGAGACGTTGTCGTGGTGACGGGGGCGCGTGCGGAAACCCTGCGCCGTCAGAGCACACTGGCCACCGCAATTCTGGAGGCTGAGGCTCTTGATCGGGTCGGCGCGCATCATGTCAGCGAGGCGCTCAATCGTTTGCCCGGCGTCAATATCAATCGCGGCAATGGCGCGGAGCACCTCACGGCGATCCGGTCTCCGATGTTCACGGGCGGTCAGGGCGCTGGCAGCTTTCTTTACCTTGAAGATGGCGTGCCGCTGCGCGCCGCCGGTTTCGCCAATATCAACGGCCTGTTTGAAGGCGCGGACGGGCTTGCTGACCGGATCGAGGTGGTGCGGGGGCCGGGGTCTGCGGCTTATGGCTCGAACGCCCTGCATGGTCTCGTGAACATCATCACGCCTGACCCGCTGGACGCGGAGCGCTCGGTCCGGCTGGAAGCCGGCTCATATGGCCGGGCGGCAGCGCGCTTGAACCTGGCGGGCGAGACCGGGTTCGGCGCAGGATGGCTGGGGGTGAACCTGCGTCATGAAGACGGCTGGCGCGAGGATGCGTCGCTGGATCGGCGCGTGCTTCAGGCCCGACTGGACGGGCGGATGGGGCAGACTGATTGGTCCTTGCGCCTCTCTGGCGTTGATCTGGAGCAGGAAACCGCGACCTATGTGGGCGGGTTCGAGGCCTATAAGGATGAAGCCGCGTCTCGTCGCAACGCAGATCCCGAAGCGTTCCGCAACGCCTACGCCCTGCGCGCCGCCCTGCATCTGAACCATCCGATCACCGAGACGCTCAGCGCCCAGGCGGCCCTGTTCGCGCGCAGCAATGACATGCAGTTCCGCATGCACTTCCTGCCTTCGGAAGCGCTGGAGACCAGCGGCCATGACTCGCTGGGCTTTCAGTCCGCACTGGTCTGGACGCTGGATGACAGCGTCATCCGGGTGGGGCTGGATACGGACTTCACCGAGGGCGCGCTCAGAGAGTTCCAGACCCGCCCGACGGTGGGGCCGTTCGTTCAGGGGCTTCATTATGACTACACGGTGCAATCGCGCACCGTCGCCGGCTTCGCCATGGGTGAACATCAGCTGACGTCCAGATTGAGGCTCGACGCCGGATTGCGGTGGGAGAACACCCGGTACGCGTATTCAAATCGGGCGCCTGAGGGTCAGGTCGGGCGCTATCTGCGTCTGCCGGATCGCGATGACAGCTTTGACACGCTGGCGCCGCATGCGGGCTGGGTCTTGGACGTGACGGACTCGCTGTCGCTGTTCGGTCGTGTGGCGCGCGGCGTGCGCGCGCCACAGACCGCCGAGCTTTACCGGTTGCAACCGGGGCAAAGCGTTGAAGGCATCGAGCCTGAAACGCTGGATAGCGCGGAAACGGGTCTGCGCCTTGATCTTGGGGGCGCAGCGCAGGTCGAGCTGACCGGATATGTCATGCGCAAGGAGAATGTGATCTTGCGCGACTCAGACGGCCTCACGGTCACTGGCGCGAAGACTCGCCATCAGGGTGTGGAGCTTGAAGGCGGCTGGTCTATCACTGACACGCTGATGCTCTCGGGCGCGGTCAGCTGGGCGGTCCATGAATATGATTTCAATGGCGGGGCAGGCGCAGGTTCTGAACGCATCCGCGAAGGGGCGCGCATCGACACGGCGCCAGAATGGCTGTCCAGTCTTCGCCTGCTGTGGCGTCCTGTCGAGTCAGTGCTCGTGGAAACCGAATGGGCGCATGTGGGCGAATACTACGCCGATGCAGGAAACACAGCCGTTTATGATGGCCATGATCTGTTTCACATGCGTCTTTCCAAAGACATTGATGACCAGACCCGGATCAGCCTCGGAGTGCGAAATCTTCTCGACGAACGCTATGCGGAACGGGCCGACTTCGCATTTGGGCGCTATCGCTATTTCCCCGGGGAGGGACGGACCATCAGCGTCAGTGCTGGGTGGTCTTTCTAA
- a CDS encoding methyl-accepting chemotaxis protein, with protein MLQEVDQGLSEIVEIATSTISSYHARVEAGEMTQEAAQAAAMRALSDMRFEGDNYFFVIDFDHQMIMHAVRPQLNGQSVYNTQDPNGLFLFREMTQVARAEGQGFVDYGWPRAGSDIPEPKRSYVMLFEPWGLITGAGVYYDDVQASIWSIIRVLALGNGVVIAILFAGAYVLNRSIQGPVARLSGAVERLAQGDTAAELPEPYGREVSTLTASVKILQVSARERERLEAEAHAAQEAQLKRAEQIEALVSEFDQSASQAISAFEAAGEQLRASSQGMKANAGATADGARTLDGAAQTSAESVEVVAAAAEELTAAISEINQQSLRSSEVSKSAVEQAESTRQDVQKLADAAQKIDGIVQLIAGVTEQTNLLALNATIEAARAGEAGKGFAVVASEVKALAEQTAHATESIASEIKGIQSATDASVSAIEKIATVIGETYEIATAISAAMEEQRAAAAEISSSAQNAAAATGEVRTEVSQAQQRADQANKGASDLDQASVAVASESQGLKATIERFLSGVRAA; from the coding sequence ATGCTTCAGGAGGTCGATCAGGGGCTCTCTGAGATCGTCGAGATCGCCACAAGCACGATCAGTTCTTATCACGCCAGAGTAGAAGCGGGCGAGATGACGCAGGAAGCGGCTCAGGCTGCTGCGATGCGGGCGCTCAGCGACATGCGCTTTGAAGGCGACAATTATTTCTTCGTCATTGATTTTGATCACCAGATGATCATGCACGCAGTGCGCCCCCAGCTGAATGGGCAGTCCGTATACAATACGCAGGACCCCAACGGGCTGTTCCTGTTTCGCGAGATGACCCAGGTGGCGCGCGCCGAAGGACAGGGTTTTGTGGATTACGGCTGGCCTCGCGCCGGCTCTGACATTCCTGAGCCCAAACGCAGTTACGTGATGTTGTTTGAGCCTTGGGGGCTGATCACTGGCGCCGGCGTTTATTATGACGATGTTCAGGCCAGCATCTGGTCGATCATCAGAGTGCTGGCGCTTGGCAACGGTGTTGTGATCGCCATTTTGTTTGCCGGAGCATACGTGCTCAACCGATCCATCCAGGGGCCTGTCGCGCGCCTGAGTGGAGCAGTGGAGCGTCTGGCCCAAGGTGATACGGCGGCGGAATTGCCTGAGCCCTACGGCCGGGAAGTGTCCACATTGACGGCGTCCGTGAAAATTCTTCAGGTTTCCGCGCGTGAGCGCGAACGCCTGGAGGCGGAAGCGCATGCCGCTCAGGAGGCGCAACTCAAGCGCGCCGAGCAGATCGAAGCGCTGGTGTCGGAGTTTGACCAAAGCGCGTCACAGGCCATCTCCGCGTTTGAAGCCGCGGGTGAGCAGCTCCGTGCGTCGTCCCAGGGAATGAAAGCCAACGCTGGCGCCACCGCGGATGGCGCTCGCACTTTGGACGGGGCCGCCCAGACTTCGGCGGAGAGCGTCGAGGTGGTCGCCGCCGCCGCAGAAGAGCTGACCGCCGCGATCAGCGAGATCAATCAGCAATCCTTGCGTTCCTCTGAAGTGTCCAAATCCGCGGTCGAGCAAGCGGAATCGACACGTCAGGACGTGCAGAAACTGGCGGACGCCGCCCAGAAGATCGACGGCATTGTCCAGCTGATCGCCGGCGTCACCGAGCAGACCAATCTTCTGGCGCTGAACGCCACCATCGAGGCCGCACGCGCCGGTGAGGCGGGCAAGGGGTTTGCGGTTGTGGCCAGCGAAGTGAAAGCGCTGGCCGAGCAGACCGCCCATGCGACCGAGAGCATCGCTTCGGAGATCAAAGGCATTCAGTCCGCGACGGATGCGTCAGTGAGCGCCATCGAGAAGATCGCAACCGTCATTGGCGAGACCTATGAAATCGCCACCGCCATTTCCGCCGCCATGGAAGAGCAGCGGGCCGCGGCCGCTGAAATCTCGAGTTCAGCGCAAAACGCCGCCGCCGCCACCGGCGAAGTGCGCACTGAAGTGAGCCAGGCCCAGCAGCGTGCGGATCAGGCGAACAAGGGCGCCAGCGATCTGGATCAGGCGAGCGTGGCTGTCGCCAGTGAGTCGCAAGGTTTGAAGGCGACCATCGAGCGCTTTCTCTCTGGCGTTCGCGCCGCCTGA